Genomic window (Roseivirga sp. 4D4):
GGTGAGTTTGATGATCCAGCACAGATGGAGAACATTATCATCAGCAACGAGAATGGCAATATCGTTTACCTCAAGGATGTAGCGGTTGTTGAGTTTGGTTACAAAGACAAGCAGAACTACGCCCGACTGGATTTAGACCCGGTGGTCAAAGTAGACGTCATGAAAAGAAGTGGTGAGAACTTGTTGATCGCCACAGATAATATTATGGCGCTAATTGAGGAGAGTAGGCAGAGTGGTCAAATTCCAGAGTCGACCAAAGTGACTATTACAAATGACCAATCCAAGGACACCAGAGAGCAGGTAAGTAGTTTGGGTAACAATATCATCTTTGGGGTGATCCTGGTAGTGACGGTTCTACTGTTTTTCTTGGGAACCAGAAACTCACTTTTCGTGGGTATGGCAATTCCGTTGTCCATGTTCATGGCATTGATGATTCTTGGACTTGCAGGCATCACGATTAATACAATGACACTCTTCGGTCTTATTATGGCTCTGGGTATGTTGGTGGATAATGGTATTGTGGTTGTTGAGAATGTCTATCGTCTGATGGAAGAAGGCCTTAGCCCAATGGCAGCAACCCGTAGAGGAGTTGGTGAGGTTGCACTTCCTATTATCTCTTCTACTGCAACTACATTAGCGGCTTTTATTCCATTGGCTTTCTGGCCTGGTATCATTGGAGAGTTCATGCTCTATTTGCCATTGACCTTGATCATTACACTGGGTTCTTCACTCTTTGTAGCACTTGTCATTAACCCTGTTTTCATTTCAACTTTCATGAAAGTTGATGGTCAAAAAGAGTATGATCACAAAAAGATTTTAATACGATCTACGCTCTCCATTATAGCTGGGGTTGTATTTGCCTTCGGCCTTGGTGTTATCGGTTTTGGTAACCTTTTGATGCTGATTGGTGTGATTACACTGCTTAATGTTTATGTGTTAGGACCTTTGTCACAGAGGTTCCAGGCAGGTTTTTTACCAAGATTGGAAGGGATTTATGTTAGGGTGCTTAGGAGTGCTGTAAAGCATCCTGTTATGTACCTGGGAGGAGCTTTCTTAACATTGATTATCTCTCTGGGAATCTTTGGTGCATTTCAGCCCAATGTCCTTTTCTTCCCTGAGAATGAACCTAAGTATGTGAATGTTTTTGTTGAGTATCCGGTAGGGACAGATATTGAGAAAACAAATGCTTTCTCAAAGGATATTGAGGCCCAAGTGCTTGAAATCATCAAACCATATGAGGCCATTGTGGAGTCCGTATCTACGAATGTGAGTCAGGGAGCGGCTGATCCGAATGACCCTACAGCAGTTGGGCAGTCCGAAGAACCTCATAAGGCCAGAATTACTGTGAACTTCATCGAGAGTAAACTGAGAGGTGATTTGAACACAAAGGATGTAATGAACGATATCCGTGCTCAAGTGAAACTGCAACCGGGAGTTACATTGACAGTAGATAAGGATGCCGCAGGACCTCCAACGGGTAAGCCAGTTAATTTGGAGATCATTGGAGAAGACCTTCCTACACTGATTAACCTTGGGGAGGACATCAAGCAGAAAATCGCTGAATCAGGCATTCAGGGAATTGAAAAGCTCAAGAGTTCTTTAGAATTGGGTAAGCCTGAATTGGTAATAGATATCGATCGTGATAATGCCAGACGTTTTGGTTTGTCGACTTTCTCCATTGCTAATGAAATTAGGACCGCACTATTCGGAAAAGAAGTTTCTAAGTATAAGGAAGGTGAGGACGACTATGAGATCAATGTTCGACTGAATGAGGACTACAGATATGACGTAGATGCCTTAATGAATAAGAACATCACTTTCAGAGACCAAAGCTCTGGTAAGTTGGTTCAGGTGCCGATTTCT
Coding sequences:
- a CDS encoding efflux RND transporter permease subunit; the protein is MANENEQNVVDKEFGVTSFSLRNRITVYVLTLIIVAAGIYSYITLPKENFPEVEQPTVYVSTAHPGNSPEDIESLITRELEKEINTIEGVDNIQSTSVQDFSAIVIEFQVGIDVDDAVIDVKDAVDRAKSELPTDLKTDPNVIKFSFSENFPILNINLTDPSKSLDELNDIAEYLEDEIEKFPQVSKANIVGVDEKEVEVRVDPFKLEARKVTFNDIENAISSENMTLSGGNVIADGLRRNVRVIGEFDDPAQMENIIISNENGNIVYLKDVAVVEFGYKDKQNYARLDLDPVVKVDVMKRSGENLLIATDNIMALIEESRQSGQIPESTKVTITNDQSKDTREQVSSLGNNIIFGVILVVTVLLFFLGTRNSLFVGMAIPLSMFMALMILGLAGITINTMTLFGLIMALGMLVDNGIVVVENVYRLMEEGLSPMAATRRGVGEVALPIISSTATTLAAFIPLAFWPGIIGEFMLYLPLTLIITLGSSLFVALVINPVFISTFMKVDGQKEYDHKKILIRSTLSIIAGVVFAFGLGVIGFGNLLMLIGVITLLNVYVLGPLSQRFQAGFLPRLEGIYVRVLRSAVKHPVMYLGGAFLTLIISLGIFGAFQPNVLFFPENEPKYVNVFVEYPVGTDIEKTNAFSKDIEAQVLEIIKPYEAIVESVSTNVSQGAADPNDPTAVGQSEEPHKARITVNFIESKLRGDLNTKDVMNDIRAQVKLQPGVTLTVDKDAAGPPTGKPVNLEIIGEDLPTLINLGEDIKQKIAESGIQGIEKLKSSLELGKPELVIDIDRDNARRFGLSTFSIANEIRTALFGKEVSKYKEGEDDYEINVRLNEDYRYDVDALMNKNITFRDQSSGKLVQVPISSVADVRYSSTYGSIKRKDLDRVVTLSSNVLAGANATVINDQLKALMADYDMPAGYSYAFTGEAEEQAENMAFLAKALLIAVFSIFLIIVSQFNKITAPFIIMVSVLLSTIGVFLGLVIFNMDFVVIMTMVGIIALAGIVVNNAIVLIDFIELTRKRRRQELGMGDDETLPMDEVVESIISAGRTRLRPVLLTAITTILGLVPLAVGLNIDFIGTFISYNADFYVGGDNVIFWGPMSWTIIFGLTFATFFTLIMVPTMYLLADKLLYRIAKWRGKVSVIDMSESSGGPRKVLA